CAAATCGGTGATAGAGTATTTTCAACGGCTTGGGTTTgctgatcggtggcttgggGTTGCTGATCTGTGGCTTGTGGAGATCGGCGAGTCGGCGTGGTGGGTTTGAAGTGATTTCCTTGAGCGTGGGTTTGAAGTGGTTTTTCTTCTTGGTGtgtttttggcaattttttgtgtttcttggcAATTTCCTCGATCGGTGGTGGTagtttttggcaattttttgtgtttcttttcctCTTGGTGGTTGTTtcttgtggttgttgttggtggtgagtttggttgtggtggtggttgttggcCGGTGGTGTGGTGGTGGCAAGGTGGGttctgggtttttttcttttcgggAACAtggtttctgggtttttctGAGAGAAGTGCATTTTGTTggttaatatattttaatgtgtaaatatattattttaatgagtagaataagaaaataaaaattgggatgcTGGATGTATGgtaaaatggtattgtataattgaaaaagtgattttttgggatggtaaaataggatgagATGAGAATTCCGACTGTGCATGCTCTTAGAAGTAATAATTATATGCTTATTTCAACATGGTTATAGCAAATTGCAAATTTGTGTGAAACTACAGAATTCCAAGTTAACAACAAGgaatggtgtgtgtgtgtgtgcaaaTAAAGGATAATCAAACTTAAAGCAATTCAAAACCCATCGATGTTCTTTTCCACAAAAACATCACGCTTTATAACACTTTTTCATGGGATGGGTGAAAGTCAAAGTGACAAACCCAAGGAGAGAAGGGACACATTGATCAAATCCCCCAATCCCCATTGATCATTTCATGCATGCCCCGCCCGTTGAGAATCCAAATGCAAAGAGGCAGAGACAGTGAACATGCGCGTAATGGTCACGTCAGAAGCTATGGTGTTTGGTCGTTGGGTCCGACATCAAGGACGGACACAGCCGTCTATTAAAAACTTCTCCTGTAAAAAGCCTGTCTCCATGTCTCAGCCCAGGAGACTTCAAATCTCAAAAGcatctattttaaattttttttttttttttttttgggaaacaaAAGCATctattcttattatttattattttggttgaaaaaaacATGAACAATTATCAATAGGCAAAACTATACCGCCACTAGCATTGGGTATAAACACCTTAATTGCTATTTTACCATTTAAGATAGTAAAAATTCACTCCATTTGaatttgtatatttaaaaaaattaacaacctATGAAAAGTAAGGTTGTATATACTATTcatagattgtaatatatatatatatatatatatttaattttgtggttctgtgtgaagaaaaagatggtgggaggaaagagagaaagaataatactttttattattttattagatagtttatattattttattaggttgtatataaaaataaaaactgagatataaggtgagttgtaaaatgagtaaataaaatagataaaaatagtgtttgagGATGCAAAATAGATTCTTTTTTGGCATCCCTGAATGCTAGTGTTCTAAGGGTCTTgataataaacaattttaagagagttttttatactactttcatgaataataaaatattgtaaaaaaaattagttgatttttcttattttataaaaaattgtaaaaaatattttctaaatgtGTGCTATGAGAGCACAAgttaaagaataataaatacTCAATTATAAGCTGAAATacactttttttgaaaaaaaagaaatacacgTGTTAAATATTCATTGGTTGTTAGGAATAAATTCAttgtggttgtgtgtgtgtgtgttttttttttttgggtgaatatTTGTACATAGTTtgactttaatttttaaaatgagtCTAAATTTGATACGGATGTATTGCAAAACCCATGGATCACACCCCCCAATCATAgtatgccacatcaacatttcaCAAACCAAGGAATAAGACATGCCACAGACAATCATTTCCTTTTAATTGCCAATTTCATAAAATCAATACCCAAAAACTCAGCCTTCACGACTGATACTAGTGACACCTCCCAAAGAAGCCACCCGTGTTTCCAATTGCACTCCCACCCCCAactttgagaaacaaacactcCTAGTAGTAGTAGTAGGGGTCGCAAATTTTATCCAAACCCATGAACCCACCCAAAACCCACTTAATTTGGATAAGTCTTGACCTAACCCAATtaaatatttgggttaaatggataAGACCCAAATGGATAATTCAGTTAAATGGGTTTTGATGGTTAAACCACTGGGTACCCAATTacccatttaaaatttaaagtttaatatttagaaaaacaaaaaacaaaaaaccctaaCAAACAAGAAAACATCATAGCAGTTGCAGCCTACAGCCAACTGCCTCTTCCTCTATCTAATGTAAAAATTTTCTCCTCCATTTTCTAGGCATTTTCTCAGCTACCAAACTAGAAAAAATCTAAACATCTTTCCCTCTTCCTCTATCTAAAGTTTGTCTTTCTTAGTAACTTAGATAACAAAAAGCTTTTCTTCAATGGCGCCTAGGAAATGACGCGTTGCtgaggaagaagagaaagagaaaccgAAGTCCGAGTTGGCAGCGTGGGTGACTCGGAGCGTGGCTCAGAGAGGTGCCAGTGTTAACTCAGATAACTTAGTGGCTAAGTTGCAGAAGACCGAGTTACCGAAAGCGAAGAAGGCAAAGAAGGTTGAGAAGGAAGTAAAGCTGAAGGTGGTGGAGGATGAAGAAGTCGAGGAAGGGACGAAAACCATTGTGATTgagtttttctttaggttttctgtttttttttttttttttttttctttgggtacTTTGTCTCTATTTGGTTATGGAGAaaagtgaaatagaaaattAGTGTCTTGATATggtttttttgctgtttttgttTGAAAGGTTAGGTTTTTTTACTTCTTAGTGCTTTGCATATTATGTCTAATGTttcttgtttggttgctgagaaaagtGCAAGAAGAAAATTAGTCTCTTGTTGAATTGctgaatatgaattttataatggGTTGGGAtggtaatggataattaatttatatataaaagggtcataaatggataaatgggtAAATACACACCCAACccgcccatttgccacccctaagtagtagtagtagttagAAACTTAGATACTCAAAAACTAATAGTTTTctccaaaaatttcacaactaaagaaaataaatgaaagttaaaaaaacacccaagaagaaaaataatacttCTAGTAGCATGAAAGGCAGCCcataaaactcaaaactttAATGCAAAATGCAAATTATGATATTAACAGCAAAACTCATATCAAAATATTTCACTTTTATACGTCCACTTGATGAGGCTTTTGTAGTGAAGACTAAAAGTATAGACTAACAACAAATTAGGTGAAAAACATGAGAAACAAAACTGATGTAAAAGGAAACCCCAATGCATTTATCCATACCCCGACAACATATTCGACACAATGGTGTCTTTGGCGGCTTCATGGCTCAGGCGTTCTTCATAAGAATGATgggtttgagttttttgatTAATTTAGTGGATTCATGAGAGTTGATTGTGTGTGGTAGCCTCTATTAAATACTTTGTAATATTATGATGTGGCAAGTTGGTATTGGAGGGTGCAAAAGCGGGGTTTATCATCAATTCCTTATAGAGTTGAAACTAGGTGTGTGTAAGCACCAAATCGCATTGGAATCGATTGAGCCACATTGCTCCACAGGCTGACCGACTAAATCAAAGTAGGCAATCAGAGAAGGTGGATAATTTAGATGCCAATGCGGTATGCCCGTTGGAGCTAGTAGTGTATTTCAATGCTAAACAAACCACaccgatatatatatattaacaaacacgtagagagagagtgagttCTGTAACTTAGAGTTGAGCAGCGAGAgagataggaatgaaatatgAGAGAGGTTGTGGACCATGGAGGCTAGGGTTTTGGTAATTATGGGTTGGTTTGCTACTGTtatgtgggttttattttttggactaGGTAGGGTTTGTGCTTGGCCATATTAGCTGAATTGCAAAAGAATTCTCTACTTGATTAGGGACGGGCTTGGGCTTTGGCCTTTGGGGTCATTAGTTGTCAAATATTGTGACTGGATCTGATGTCTTAGTCAAACATGTCAagcaaaatctctctctctctctctctctctctcccaaacgAAAtgacaaccccccccccctcataGAAAACTCTCTTTCTCACAAACCCTAACCTAGCTGCTGCTACACCATCtctttctcatcaaaatctAATTGCCATCTCCAAGCTCTTTGAATAAGCTATTTTTCCTTGTGGGTAACTAGGTGTTGATCAGATTGTTAAGGTACTAGCTAGTTCTTACTCTCCTCCTTTGTTGTTTTgaacttttgattttctcttcGTAGGAATTTGATCTTTGGTTATGAATATTTAGGTTTCGATCAATGGCCGTGAACGTGTGAGTTTCGATCTATGGGTATGTCGGTTAGAAAAACTAATTGAACCAAGCCTACAATGCCCTAAAGCCACAATGATGGAGGTTGGAGAACCGACCTCTAGAAGTGTGAGTGGAGGTGGAGAAGGGAGAAACAATCCCTAAAGTGCGGTGGCAAATTTTCCCAATAATTGCACCAACCGAGCCATGCAAACCCCTAATtgaaactcttttaaaaaatattacttaatAGAGCAATAATTACACTTTAGCCTGTATCCTTAAAGCATTCGTTAACAAAAGTCAATTATAAATTGTATACTataatttggatgaaaattcaATTAACTAATTTCGTTTCATTTTGGTTCAATTAAGTTCttcaacttttaattttattcaatttagatatatttttaattttattcaatttaggaACTCTCGAAAGTATGAAGTTGTTAGAACAAAACGTTGTTATTTATAGGGTCCCttataaatgttttttaacaaaaactaagagaatattgaaattgaataacttaaaagttaaaggatttatttggataatttgaagttaaagttttgaattgaattttgataaaaaaacagAGGGTGTAATTCATAATTTAGCTTTATTAatatacttattattattattattataatatatgcTCCCAAATAGAGTTTCTACGGTCTGTCTACAGTCTAGCTACACAGATACCCTCCATAGCCGCCTTCTATAACTGACACCTAATACCTTTGCTTCCTCACTTTATAGCTTTTACTGTTTAGAGTATGTATATTGTCCTCGTCTACACCTCTCAGTACAGACAACAATCCTTTTAAAGCAAATACCACGAGATCTTCTACGCACGCGCTGCGACAGCAACGGACAAACTCCTCTTATTTACATGTTTTACCCTCTGTtttaccctctctctctctctcttttcatacATTCCCTATATATAAAACCCCCTCACCATCACACATACTTGGACAGTGGACAATAGCAAATAGCAATACTCATTCTTCACTTCCTTCgtttttgctttctttgctttctttgtttgttttgtaagGCAAATTAGACAATGCATTATCATCAGGCTGAGTCATGGGGTTACTACATGCCAGTGAGGAGCATGGGTGACCCATTAGAGCGAGTGGTGAGGCTGGCTTCTGAGAGTGCAGTGGTGATATTCAGCATCAGTAGCTGTTGCATGTGCCACGCAGTGAAGAGGCTTTTCTGTGGGATGGGTGTGAACCCAACAGTGTATGAGCTGGACCAAGACCCAAGAGGGAAAGAGATTGAGAGGGCATTGATGAGGTTGCTTGGAAACTCACCCAGTGTGCCTGTGGTTTTCATTGGAGGGAAGCTAATTGGTGCTATGGACCGAGTCATGGCCTCCCACATTAATGGATCCCTGGTACCACTTCTCAAGGAAGCTGGAGCTCTGTGGCTGTGATGTGAGTTTCACAACACAAAGTTAGATGCAATGCAATGCAATGCTATGCATGCCCAGAATGTGGAATTTTACTACATACAAAATGGAAAGAAGAGGAGTACTTTGTTTTAGTCTTAAGCATATCCAATGTTAAATACATTAGTGgtgttaatttttaattttccttctCTAAACTTTTTATATAAGAGTTGACGTCTTGAGGCTTCTAACTTTGTGTAATGGAAGTTGAAATGGAGTAATGTATTTGAAATGAATCTCTCCTTTGTATAGAGATTAATGGAAGGTGAAAACTAAGCTTGGcttaacttgtttttaacaACCATATTTATCGtaatcaaagcaaaaaaaattctagagagagagaga
This genomic stretch from Quercus lobata isolate SW786 chromosome 3, ValleyOak3.0 Primary Assembly, whole genome shotgun sequence harbors:
- the LOC115982116 gene encoding glutaredoxin-C1-like, which codes for MHYHQAESWGYYMPVRSMGDPLERVVRLASESAVVIFSISSCCMCHAVKRLFCGMGVNPTVYELDQDPRGKEIERALMRLLGNSPSVPVVFIGGKLIGAMDRVMASHINGSLVPLLKEAGALWL